A single window of Cottoperca gobio chromosome 9, fCotGob3.1, whole genome shotgun sequence DNA harbors:
- the cabp1a gene encoding calcium-binding protein 1a isoform X2: MGLALVCTSLKIQTANLTEKRSSWSFLVLLFSFGMGNCVDWPLRTMLQDAERRFRGVLSCEEMGQAGYLRPYQESIVSMTQNCVLMSNIRLQTCVFLSKGMATCRQADRELRPEEMDELRDAFKEFDKDKDGFISCKDLGNCMRTMGYMPTEMELIELSQQINMNLGGHVDFEDFVELMGPKLLAETADMIGIKELKDAFREFDTNGDGAISTSELRDAMRKLLGQQVGLKEVEDILRDVDLNGDGLVDFEEFVRMMSR, from the exons ATGGGTCTTGCGCTTGTTTGCACTTCTCTCAAAATCCAAACTGCAAACTTAACGGAGAAAAGGTCCTCATGGTCCTTTTTAGTGCTTCTTTTCTCCTTTGGTATGGGAAACTGCGTAGACTGGCCTCTGAGAACG ATGCTTCAGGATGCTGAGAGGAGGTTCAGAGGGGTGCTGTCCTGTGAGGAGATGGGCCAGGCAGGGTATCTTCGGCCTTATCAGGAGTCCATTGTTTCCATGACACAAAACTGCGTTCTCATGAGCAACATACGGTTGCAAACCTGTGTCTTCCTGAGTAAAGGCATGGCCACGTGCAGGCAGGCT GACAGAGAGCTGCGGCCAGAGGAAATGGATG AGTTGCGGGATGCTTTCAAGGAGTTTGACAAAGACAAGGACGGTTTTATCAGCTGTAAAGATCTCGGTAACTGTATGAGAACCATGGGATACATGCCCACTGAGATGGAGCTGATTGAGCTGAGTCAACAGATAAACATGAACC TGGGAGGTCATGTTGATTTTGAGGATTTTGTAGAGTTGATGGGCCCGAAACTCCTCGCCGAAACTGCAGACATGATTGGAATAAAAGAGTTAAAAGACGCGTTTAGAGAG TTCGACACTAATGGAGATGGTGCCATAAGCACATCTGAGCTCAGAGATGCAATGAGGAAGTTGTTGGGCCAACAG GTGGGACTAAAGGAAGTAGAAGATATCCTGAGGGATGTTGACCTGAATGGTGATGGGCTTGTTGACTTTGAAG aGTTTGTACGAATGATGTCTCGCTAA
- the cabp1a gene encoding calcium-binding protein 1a isoform X1, translating to MSSSFLKSESTTSLLKSSSAARRTAHLPERTAESRRGQHQHQHQHHHRPAELQSSKAEESFWSAECDISARRPLCHPSLIGSQDSNNDAATRGKCKTHAPHSQVPPEPNGEAGRGVKERCRSSKPTHRHHHRRKHNREDRPQAAAGPPEVEHPRRCHTHARTVPRVPSLSDSNDDRAPLCEPRDHKGVSLARSGGQVSSPSPSSCSLVPLSSRSSRRSRRSSAASSASDINLRTILNSLFGQDRELRPEEMDELRDAFKEFDKDKDGFISCKDLGNCMRTMGYMPTEMELIELSQQINMNLGGHVDFEDFVELMGPKLLAETADMIGIKELKDAFREFDTNGDGAISTSELRDAMRKLLGQQVGLKEVEDILRDVDLNGDGLVDFEEFVRMMSR from the exons ATGAGCTCCTCCTTTCTAAAATCTGAATCCACCACCTCCTTACTGAAATCATCCTCTGCGGCGAGGAGAACGGCACACCTCCCTGAACGCACAGCAGAGAGCCGGAGAGgtcagcatcagcatcagcacCAGCATCACCACCGTCCAGCCGAACTCCAGAGCAGCAAAGCCGAGGAGTCCTTCTGGTCGGCAGAGTGCGACATCAGTGCCCGGAGACCCCTGTGCCATCCCTCCCTCATCGGCAGCCAGGACAGTAATAACGATGCAGCCACTCGGGGCAAGTGTAAGACACACGCCCCCCACAGCCAAGTTCCGCCGGAGCCAAACGGCGAGGCTGGCCGGGGTGTGAAGGAGCGCTGCAGGTCATCCAAGCCCACACACCGGCACCACCACCGCAGGAAGCACAACCGGGAGGACCGTCCACAGGCAGCAGCAGGACCGCCTGAAGTGGAGCATCCCCGTCGCTGTCACACGCACGCCCGCACGGTCCCCAGAGTGCCCTCTCTGTCGGACAGCAACGACGACCGGGCTCCTCTCTGTGAGCCGAGGGACCATAAAGGGGTCAGTTTGGCGAGGAGCGGCGGTCAGGTCAGCAGTCCGTCCCCGTCCTCCTGCTCCCTGGTGCCGCTGTCCAGCAGGTCGTCCCGCCGCTCCCGGAGGTCCAGTGCTGCTTCTTCTGCATCCGATATCAATTTACGCACTATCCTCAATTCACTGTTTGGGCAG GACAGAGAGCTGCGGCCAGAGGAAATGGATG AGTTGCGGGATGCTTTCAAGGAGTTTGACAAAGACAAGGACGGTTTTATCAGCTGTAAAGATCTCGGTAACTGTATGAGAACCATGGGATACATGCCCACTGAGATGGAGCTGATTGAGCTGAGTCAACAGATAAACATGAACC TGGGAGGTCATGTTGATTTTGAGGATTTTGTAGAGTTGATGGGCCCGAAACTCCTCGCCGAAACTGCAGACATGATTGGAATAAAAGAGTTAAAAGACGCGTTTAGAGAG TTCGACACTAATGGAGATGGTGCCATAAGCACATCTGAGCTCAGAGATGCAATGAGGAAGTTGTTGGGCCAACAG GTGGGACTAAAGGAAGTAGAAGATATCCTGAGGGATGTTGACCTGAATGGTGATGGGCTTGTTGACTTTGAAG aGTTTGTACGAATGATGTCTCGCTAA
- the mlec gene encoding malectin — protein MQRVTAQLVAGLVAALLSLLAEQCWADGGGLSLAERVIWAVNSGGESHVDVHGIHFKKDPLEGKLGKASDYGVRLPILRSSPEDQILYQTERYNEDTFGYDIPIRDEGDYILVMKYAEVYFAQSQQKVFDVRLNGHVVVKDLDIFERVGHSTAHDEIVPFSIRRGKLSVQGEVSTFNGKLTAEFVKGYYDNPKVCALYVMKGTLDDVPKLQPHPGLEKPEEEEEEEEETEAGEEGGKKKLPPGFKNRVQSGPRTPNPYAADNSSLMFPILVAFGVFIPTLFCLCRL, from the exons ATGCAGCGGGTCACGGCGCAGCTCGTCGCCGGGCTGGTTGCAGCACTGCTGTCGCTACTGGCAGAGCAGTGTTGGGCGGACGGAGGGGGCCTCAGCCTTGCAGAACGGGTTATCTGGGCTGTAAATTCCGGGGGTGAATCTCATGTAGACGTGCACGGTATTCACTTCAAAAAGGACCCATTGGAAGGGAAACTTGGCAAAG CGTCTGATTATGGGGTGCGTCTGCCAATTCTGCGGTCCAGTCCAGAGGACCAGATTCTGTATCAGACAGAGCGCTACAATGAGGACACTTTCGGATATGATATTCCCATTCGTGATGAAGGAGACTATATACTAGTTATGAAGTATGCAGAAGTTTACTTCGCCCAGTCACAGCAAAAG GTGTTTGACGTCCGTCTAAACGGCCACGTGGTGGTGAAGGACCTGGACATCTTTGAGCGAGTGGGCCACAGTACCGCTCATGATGAGATAGTACCATTCTCTATTAGACGTGGAAAGCTGAGCGTACAAGGAGAAGTGTCCACATTCAACGGCAAGCTCACGGCAGAGTTTGTAAAG GGTTATTATGACAACCCCAAGGTCTGCGCTCTCTATGTAATGAAGGGGACATTAGACG ATGTGCCTAAACTTCAGCCTCACCCCGGCTTGGAGAagcctgaggaagaggaggaagaagaggaggaaactgAGGCAGGCGAGGAAGGTGGGAAGAAGAAGCTCCCACCAGGTTTCAAGAACAGGGTCCAGTCAGGCCCCCGAACACCAAACCCGTACGCAGCAGACAACAGCAGCCTCATGTTCCCCATCCTCGTGGCGTTCGGAGTGTTCATCCCCACACTGTTCTGCCTGTGTCGGCTGTGA
- the cabp1a gene encoding calcium-binding protein 1a isoform X3: protein MLQDAERRFRGVLSCEEMGQAGYLRPYQESIVSMTQNCVLMSNIRLQTCVFLSKGMATCRQADRELRPEEMDELRDAFKEFDKDKDGFISCKDLGNCMRTMGYMPTEMELIELSQQINMNLGGHVDFEDFVELMGPKLLAETADMIGIKELKDAFREFDTNGDGAISTSELRDAMRKLLGQQVGLKEVEDILRDVDLNGDGLVDFEEFVRMMSR from the exons ATGCTTCAGGATGCTGAGAGGAGGTTCAGAGGGGTGCTGTCCTGTGAGGAGATGGGCCAGGCAGGGTATCTTCGGCCTTATCAGGAGTCCATTGTTTCCATGACACAAAACTGCGTTCTCATGAGCAACATACGGTTGCAAACCTGTGTCTTCCTGAGTAAAGGCATGGCCACGTGCAGGCAGGCT GACAGAGAGCTGCGGCCAGAGGAAATGGATG AGTTGCGGGATGCTTTCAAGGAGTTTGACAAAGACAAGGACGGTTTTATCAGCTGTAAAGATCTCGGTAACTGTATGAGAACCATGGGATACATGCCCACTGAGATGGAGCTGATTGAGCTGAGTCAACAGATAAACATGAACC TGGGAGGTCATGTTGATTTTGAGGATTTTGTAGAGTTGATGGGCCCGAAACTCCTCGCCGAAACTGCAGACATGATTGGAATAAAAGAGTTAAAAGACGCGTTTAGAGAG TTCGACACTAATGGAGATGGTGCCATAAGCACATCTGAGCTCAGAGATGCAATGAGGAAGTTGTTGGGCCAACAG GTGGGACTAAAGGAAGTAGAAGATATCCTGAGGGATGTTGACCTGAATGGTGATGGGCTTGTTGACTTTGAAG aGTTTGTACGAATGATGTCTCGCTAA
- the LOC115013572 gene encoding uncharacterized protein LOC115013572 — MSPLSVGYIASRERVGTTEKLPAKIQRPGFRNITMASSRCLWISLFLLSVMTSYIGVFGRAVDTLGFLSQSPKTAAESSGQTLRTDALRRGGAETHRERCAELAAPWLENTQRAPEDNATLLQIRVRPFSPGASQGLIFPGKSLFSFVRRVYHCCQEGRNCRSVKGIQGRVRGGTNVEFLLTRDMLSLTVIRAELHLQLSNPQQLDIHPVLLSMAKRGLPTRYGVWSRGNMVELRVDLLLLFQSLQEAAGGAGGGPSLMNMRRLAFSSRGYPPGEKPASGALQDTDGDVWGKGVGGTLPALERGLVLDCSQAGSGVSCGAGGVHLSHTPFMALYYR; from the exons ATGTCCCCATTGTCAGTGGGGTATATAGCaagcagagagagagttggCACAACAGAGAAGCTGCCTGCGAAGATCCAAAGGCCAGGATTTAGAAATATCACCATGGCCTCCTCGCGCTGCCTTTGGATTTCTCTATTTCTTCTATCAGTGATGACAAGTTACATTGGAGTATTTGGTCGTGCAGTAGACACGCTGGGATTTCTGTCACAGTCTCCGAAAACTGCAGCTGAATCCTCCGGACAAACTTTACGCACGGACGCTTTGAGGCGCGGGGGCGCGGAGACGCACCGGGAGCGGTGCGCAGAGCTGGCGGCGCCTTGGCTGGAAAACACACAACGAGCTCCGGAGGATAATGCAACACTGTTGCAGATCCGTGTTCGGCCCTTTTCCCCGGGTGCCTCTCAGGGCCTGATATTCCCTGGAAAGTCTCTGTTCAGCTTTGTGCGACGGGTTTACCACTGCTGTCAAGAGGGACGGAACTGCAGGAGCGTAAAGGGAATCCAAGGTCGCGTGAGAGGAG gcaCAAATGTGGAGTTCCTCCTCACCAGGGACATGTTATCATTGACTGTCATCAGAGCCGAGCTTCACCTCCAACTTTCCAACCCACAGCAACTGGATATCCATCCTGTGCTTTTATCTATGGCAAAGCGAGGCCTTCCTACAAG GTACGGTGTGTGGTCACGGGGCAACATGGTGGAGCTGAGAGTGGATCTGCTGCTCCTGTTTCAGAGTCTGCAGGAGGCGGCGGGTGGTGCCGGAGGGGGTCCCAGCTTGATGAACATGAGGCGGTTGGCGTTTTCTTCCAGGGGCTATCCACCAGGAGAAAAACCTGCTTCTGGGGCTCTGCAGGACACTGATGGGGATGTGTGGGGGAAGGGGGTTGGCGGCACGCTGCCTGCTCTGGAGCGGGGCTTGGTCCTGGACTGCAGTCAGGCTGGATCGGGGGTGTCCTGTGGAGCCGGCGGTGTtcacctctcacacacacctttcatgGCTCTGTACTACAGATGA